A part of Sulfurifustis variabilis genomic DNA contains:
- a CDS encoding ATP-binding protein, which produces MARERPAILRYASAVVGVLAATGLRLLFDPWLGDDRFVFATYFAATLVVAWYGGLGPALLTVVAGTLAAKFFFVPPRGSLALAEDSSILFGLALYVVVAIIGALLSASQRKARREAERVSADALERQRRLEREMLERRAAEAKIARLNHELRHRLEELQTIIELSPVGIAIADDPECRRVRANSALTAVLGARQGADAVCGALSGNAAGYRILRDGQDIPPEEIPMRYAIAHGAAVQGAELDVVRADGDTRTLLTSVAPLFDEEQRVRGAIGYCLDITERKRMERAMRLHEQRLELALAAGRMVAWDWDVNSGEITRSENAAEVLGLPPGPCSRGLAWFLQTVHADDRAAVVDAVEGTTPDRPEYVVQYRYRRTDDGALIWLEDRARAQFDDSGRRVRIDGILLDVTERRAAEQALLDADHRKDEFLAMLAHELRNPLAPMRNAVSVLRLSSGPDQPGLRWVTDLLDRQVDQMTRVVDDLLDISRITRGMISLRRERVAVADVVERAFEISRPLLEARRHHATVSLPPHTVWLEADAVRLAQAISNLLNNAAKFTPDGGHVALVVERDAETVAVRVRDSGQGIPPHILPHVFDLFMQADRSLDRKAGGLGIGLTLVKRLVDLHGGSVAAYSEGAGRGTEFTIRLPAAEAPARAEAPPESRAAPAGEPADRVLIVEDHRETAESLAVLARLWGHRVRTVHDGHAALELARDYAPDLIILDIGLPGMDGYAVAQAMREEKALRDTVIVAATGYGSEDARQRSAAAGFDMHLTKPVDSVTLKRLLADPRAYRSAPLAQGLAAG; this is translated from the coding sequence ATGGCCAGGGAGAGGCCCGCCATCCTGCGTTACGCGAGCGCCGTCGTCGGGGTGCTCGCGGCGACCGGGCTGCGTCTGCTGTTCGATCCCTGGCTCGGCGACGACCGCTTCGTCTTCGCGACCTACTTTGCCGCCACGCTCGTGGTTGCCTGGTACGGCGGGCTTGGCCCCGCGCTGCTGACCGTGGTGGCCGGCACGCTCGCCGCCAAGTTCTTCTTCGTCCCGCCGCGCGGCTCCCTGGCGTTGGCCGAAGACTCGTCCATTCTCTTCGGTCTCGCACTCTACGTTGTCGTGGCGATCATCGGGGCGCTCCTCTCGGCGTCGCAGCGGAAAGCGCGTCGAGAGGCCGAACGGGTATCGGCGGATGCGCTCGAACGCCAGCGCCGGCTCGAGCGCGAGATGCTCGAGCGCCGCGCGGCCGAGGCGAAGATCGCGCGGCTCAACCATGAGCTGCGACACCGCCTCGAGGAGCTGCAGACCATCATCGAGCTGAGCCCCGTCGGCATTGCGATCGCCGACGATCCCGAGTGCCGGCGGGTGCGCGCCAACTCCGCGCTGACGGCCGTGCTGGGCGCCCGCCAGGGCGCGGACGCCGTCTGCGGGGCGCTGTCCGGAAACGCGGCGGGCTACCGGATCCTGCGCGACGGCCAGGACATCCCTCCCGAGGAGATCCCCATGCGCTACGCCATCGCGCACGGGGCCGCGGTGCAGGGCGCGGAGCTCGACGTCGTGCGCGCCGACGGCGATACGCGCACGCTGCTGACGAGCGTCGCGCCGCTGTTCGACGAGGAGCAGCGGGTCCGCGGCGCGATCGGGTATTGCCTCGACATCACGGAGCGCAAGCGCATGGAGCGCGCGATGCGCCTCCACGAGCAGCGCCTCGAGCTCGCGCTCGCCGCCGGGCGCATGGTCGCCTGGGACTGGGACGTGAACAGCGGCGAGATCACGCGCTCCGAGAACGCCGCCGAAGTGCTGGGGCTGCCGCCGGGTCCGTGCAGTCGGGGCCTCGCCTGGTTTCTGCAGACCGTGCACGCCGACGACCGGGCCGCGGTGGTCGACGCCGTCGAGGGCACGACGCCCGACCGCCCCGAGTACGTCGTGCAGTACCGCTATCGCCGTACCGACGACGGCGCGCTCATCTGGCTGGAAGACCGCGCGCGGGCGCAGTTCGACGACTCCGGCCGGCGAGTGCGCATCGACGGCATCCTGCTTGACGTGACCGAGCGGCGCGCCGCCGAGCAGGCGCTGCTCGATGCCGACCACCGGAAGGACGAGTTCCTCGCCATGCTCGCCCACGAGCTGCGCAACCCGCTCGCGCCCATGCGCAACGCCGTGTCGGTGCTGCGGCTGTCCTCGGGTCCCGATCAGCCCGGACTCCGCTGGGTGACCGACCTGCTCGACCGGCAGGTCGACCAGATGACGCGCGTGGTAGACGACCTGCTCGACATCTCGCGCATCACCCGCGGGATGATCAGCCTGCGGCGCGAGCGCGTCGCCGTCGCCGACGTCGTCGAGCGCGCCTTCGAGATCAGCCGCCCGCTCCTCGAGGCCAGGCGGCACCACGCGACCGTGTCGCTCCCGCCGCACACCGTCTGGCTGGAGGCGGACGCGGTGCGCCTCGCGCAGGCGATCTCCAACCTGCTCAACAACGCCGCCAAGTTCACGCCGGACGGCGGGCACGTGGCGCTCGTCGTCGAGCGCGATGCCGAGACGGTCGCGGTCCGCGTTCGCGACAGCGGCCAGGGGATCCCGCCGCACATCCTCCCGCACGTCTTCGACCTTTTCATGCAGGCCGATCGCTCGCTCGACCGCAAGGCAGGCGGCCTCGGCATCGGCCTGACGCTGGTGAAGCGCCTCGTCGATCTCCACGGGGGGAGCGTCGCGGCCTACAGCGAGGGCGCGGGCAGGGGGACGGAGTTCACGATCCGGTTGCCTGCCGCCGAGGCGCCCGCGCGCGCGGAGGCGCCTCCGGAGAGCCGCGCCGCGCCGGCGGGCGAGCCGGCGGACCGCGTGCTGATCGTCGAGGACCACCGCGAGACGGCGGAGAGCCTGGCGGTGCTCGCGCGGCTCTGGGGCCACCGCGTGCGCACGGTGCACGACGGGCATGCGGCGCTCGAGCTCGCTCGCGATTACGCGCCGGACCTGATCATCCTGGACATCGGTCTCCCGGGAATGGACGGCTATGCCGTCGCCCAGGCCATGCGCGAGGAAAAGGCGCTCCGCGACACGGTCATCGTCGCCGCGACCGGCTATGGCAGCGAGGACGCCCGTCAGCGCAGCGCGGCCGCGGGTTTCGACATGCACCTGACCAAGCCGGTCGACTCGGTCACGCTCAAGCGCCTGCTCGCCGATCCGCGCGCCTATCGTTCCGCTCCGCTGGCGCAAGGCCTCGCCGCCGGCTGA
- a CDS encoding glycerol-3-phosphate dehydrogenase/oxidase produces the protein MSTGLDCDLLVVGAGIHGAGVAQAAAAAGHDVRVLEQTGIAAGTSSRSSRLIHGGLRYLESAQLRLVYESLRERAILLRIAPDLVRLVPFHIPVYRGMRRSAARVRAGLSLYALLGGWRGGSRFHSLPRSTWDGLDGLDTRGLDAVFRYVDARTDDAALTRAVMRSAQSLGAELLCPARFVAARATGDGIEIDCTENGRERTLRARALVNAAGPWVNRVLARIEPPLSASRIELVQGTHLLVPGRLACGIYYLESPRDARAVFAMPDDQGVLVGTTEVPYEGDPGRVAPLPAEIAYLRETLARYFPRLDGEPMEAYAGLRVLPAMPTAAFHRPRETVLHADDPARPRIVSIYGGKLTTYRAVAERVMARLQPSLPAAIRRADTARLPLAP, from the coding sequence ATGAGTACGGGACTCGATTGTGATCTGCTCGTGGTCGGCGCCGGAATACACGGGGCGGGCGTCGCGCAGGCGGCCGCCGCCGCCGGGCACGACGTGCGCGTGCTCGAGCAGACGGGGATCGCCGCCGGAACGTCGAGCCGCTCCAGCAGACTGATCCACGGCGGGCTGCGCTATCTCGAGAGCGCGCAGCTGCGGCTCGTTTACGAATCCTTGCGCGAACGCGCGATCCTGCTGCGCATCGCGCCCGATCTCGTCCGCCTGGTCCCGTTCCACATCCCGGTATACCGCGGGATGCGGCGCTCCGCCGCCCGCGTGCGTGCGGGCCTCTCGCTCTACGCCCTTCTCGGCGGATGGCGCGGGGGCTCGCGTTTCCATTCCCTGCCGCGCTCCACCTGGGACGGGCTCGACGGCCTGGATACGCGAGGGCTCGACGCGGTGTTCCGCTACGTCGACGCCCGGACGGACGACGCGGCGCTCACGCGGGCCGTCATGCGCTCGGCGCAGAGCCTCGGCGCCGAGCTCCTGTGCCCGGCGCGCTTCGTCGCCGCGCGCGCGACGGGCGACGGGATCGAAATCGACTGCACCGAGAACGGGCGCGAGCGCACGCTGCGCGCCCGTGCCCTCGTCAATGCCGCCGGCCCCTGGGTCAACCGCGTGCTGGCGCGGATCGAACCGCCGCTGTCCGCTTCGCGCATCGAGCTCGTGCAGGGCACCCACCTGCTCGTTCCCGGCCGGCTCGCATGCGGCATCTACTATCTCGAGTCGCCGCGCGACGCGCGCGCGGTTTTCGCCATGCCCGACGACCAGGGAGTGCTCGTGGGCACCACCGAAGTGCCGTACGAGGGCGACCCCGGGCGGGTCGCGCCGCTGCCCGCGGAGATCGCCTACCTGAGGGAAACGCTGGCGCGGTACTTCCCGCGACTCGACGGCGAACCGATGGAGGCGTACGCGGGGCTGCGCGTGCTGCCGGCCATGCCGACCGCCGCGTTCCACCGTCCGCGCGAGACCGTGCTCCATGCCGACGACCCGGCGCGCCCGCGGATCGTCAGCATCTACGGCGGCAAGCTCACCACGTACCGCGCGGTGGCGGAGCGGGTCATGGCGCGGCTGCAGCCTTCGCTTCCCGCCGCAATCCGGCGCGCCGACACCGCGCGGCTCCCGCTCGCCCCCTGA
- a CDS encoding RNA recognition motif domain-containing protein produces MNIFVSNLDRTITSGDLRRTFSGYGTVINAIVMHDTATGKPLGHAHVYLVPENAAREAIAELQFAPLRGRPIKVRECVYRARSDRRMRQSEGIKVERRRASDRRRQGLSDLPGAAL; encoded by the coding sequence ATGAACATCTTCGTATCGAACCTCGACCGCACGATCACCTCCGGTGATCTGCGCCGGACATTCTCCGGCTACGGCACGGTCATCAACGCGATCGTGATGCACGACACCGCGACCGGGAAGCCGCTCGGGCACGCGCACGTTTACCTGGTTCCGGAGAACGCGGCGCGCGAGGCGATCGCCGAGCTGCAGTTCGCGCCGCTTCGCGGGCGCCCGATCAAGGTACGCGAGTGCGTGTACCGCGCACGCAGCGACCGCCGGATGCGTCAGTCCGAGGGCATCAAGGTCGAGCGCCGCCGCGCGTCCGACCGGCGCCGGCAGGGCCTCTCGGATCTTCCCGGCGCGGCTCTCTGA
- a CDS encoding HupE/UreJ family protein, with amino-acid sequence MRVAMRARKHITCRPAVWLAALVAVACGWHGLAWPHEIRPAVVDVAVDEQRYEIVIAANLEALIAGVSPVHRDTDESPRAREYNRLRALAPGELEREAIRFVPSLLGGVRVEFDGEPARPRVASVSVPPVGDVGISRISRIRLEGETPAGAATFRWRYAPEFGSSVLRVRRAGDAEVLATWLKDGQASDPVPLRGALAAPGRVDLAGQYLALGFTHILPKGLDHILFVLGLFLLSARVRPLLIQVTAFTVAHSITLALGIYGVVSLPPAIVEPLIAASIVYVAVENLVTTRLHAWRPVVVFGFGLLHGMGFAGVLHEVGLPRSEFVTGLVAFNVGVELGQLAVIALACALAVFWRRDRAGYRARVVIPASALIAAVGLYWTVERAIG; translated from the coding sequence ATGCGTGTCGCGATGCGCGCGCGCAAGCATATCACTTGCCGGCCGGCCGTCTGGCTCGCGGCCCTCGTCGCCGTTGCCTGCGGCTGGCACGGGCTCGCGTGGCCGCACGAGATCCGGCCGGCGGTCGTCGACGTGGCGGTGGACGAGCAGCGCTACGAGATCGTCATCGCCGCCAATCTCGAGGCGCTGATCGCGGGAGTGAGCCCGGTCCACCGGGATACCGACGAATCGCCCCGGGCGCGCGAGTACAACCGCCTGCGCGCGCTCGCGCCCGGGGAGCTCGAGCGCGAGGCGATCCGGTTCGTGCCGTCGCTGCTCGGCGGCGTGCGCGTCGAGTTCGACGGCGAGCCCGCGCGACCGCGGGTCGCTTCCGTATCGGTACCGCCGGTCGGAGACGTCGGCATCTCGCGGATCAGCCGCATCCGACTCGAAGGCGAGACGCCCGCGGGGGCCGCGACCTTTCGCTGGCGTTACGCGCCCGAGTTCGGGTCGAGCGTGCTGCGCGTGCGCCGTGCGGGCGATGCCGAAGTCCTTGCGACCTGGCTCAAGGACGGGCAGGCGAGCGATCCCGTACCGCTCCGCGGCGCGCTCGCCGCCCCGGGCCGGGTCGATCTCGCCGGACAGTACCTGGCCCTCGGCTTCACCCACATCCTGCCCAAGGGACTCGATCACATCCTGTTCGTGCTCGGTCTTTTCCTGCTGAGCGCACGCGTGCGGCCGCTACTGATCCAGGTGACCGCGTTCACGGTCGCGCACTCGATCACGCTCGCGCTCGGCATCTACGGGGTCGTCTCGCTGCCGCCTGCGATCGTGGAGCCGCTGATCGCCGCGTCGATCGTCTACGTCGCGGTCGAGAACCTCGTGACGACCCGCCTGCATGCCTGGCGGCCGGTCGTGGTGTTCGGTTTCGGATTGCTGCACGGGATGGGTTTCGCCGGCGTGCTGCACGAGGTGGGGCTGCCGCGCTCGGAATTCGTCACGGGGCTCGTCGCCTTCAACGTCGGCGTCGAGCTCGGTCAGCTCGCGGTGATCGCGCTCGCCTGCGCGCTCGCGGTCTTCTGGAGGCGGGACCGGGCCGGGTATCGGGCGCGCGTGGTGATTCCCGCCTCGGCGCTCATCGCGGCGGTCGGCCTTTACTGGACCGTCGAGCGCGCGATCGGCTGA
- a CDS encoding DUF4198 domain-containing protein: protein MRRQCSSRVPAALALLVALAAPRAYGHDFWIEPARFRPDPGSALTLPVHVGQDFNGESVVFLPDLYERYVYVGPGGERPVAGVPGDDAGRIPAVEPGLTVVGYRSIRDRVTFDTPGEFAAYLEKEGMERIAASKKRQPAGRPISEIYSRAAKALIQAGPVREKPADRRLGFRMELIAERNPYALRPGEPLPLTLVYENRPLEGALVIAFAKDRPREKLRARTDGHGRVRLALDRPGVWVVTSVHMVPAPPRTDADWESTWASLTFEVPAR from the coding sequence ATGCGGCGGCAGTGTAGCTCAAGAGTTCCCGCGGCGCTGGCGCTTCTTGTCGCGCTTGCGGCGCCACGTGCGTACGGCCACGACTTCTGGATCGAGCCTGCGCGCTTCCGGCCGGATCCGGGCAGCGCCCTGACGCTCCCCGTCCACGTCGGCCAGGACTTCAACGGCGAATCGGTCGTCTTCCTTCCCGACCTCTACGAGCGCTACGTCTACGTCGGCCCGGGAGGAGAAAGGCCCGTGGCGGGGGTGCCGGGGGACGACGCCGGGCGCATACCGGCCGTGGAGCCCGGCCTCACCGTCGTCGGTTACCGCAGCATCCGCGACCGCGTGACCTTCGACACGCCCGGGGAGTTCGCGGCATATCTCGAGAAGGAGGGCATGGAGCGAATCGCGGCCTCGAAGAAGCGCCAACCCGCCGGTCGTCCCATCTCGGAGATCTACTCGCGCGCCGCGAAGGCGCTGATCCAGGCGGGGCCCGTCCGCGAAAAACCGGCCGACCGGCGTCTCGGCTTCCGGATGGAGCTGATCGCCGAACGCAATCCGTACGCCCTTCGGCCGGGCGAGCCGCTCCCGCTCACGCTCGTCTACGAGAACCGCCCGCTCGAGGGCGCGCTCGTCATCGCCTTCGCCAAGGACCGGCCGCGCGAGAAGCTGCGTGCCCGGACGGACGGGCACGGTCGCGTGCGCCTCGCGCTCGACCGGCCCGGCGTCTGGGTGGTCACATCGGTGCACATGGTGCCCGCCCCGCCGCGTACGGATGCGGACTGGGAGAGCACCTGGGCATCGCTCACCTTCGAAGTCCCGGCCAGGTAG
- a CDS encoding DNA-3-methyladenine glycosylase I gives MAGDAPQPRRRRCGWCGTDPLYVRYHDEEWGVPVHDDRRQFEFLILEGAQAGLSWITILRKREHYRAAFAGFDPGRVARFTKRDVARLLGNPGIVRNRLKIEGAVKNARAFLDVQEAFGSFDAYAWRFVDGRPIVNRWKALGQVPAVSKESDALSKDLKKRGFTFVGSTIVYAHMQAVGMVNDHLVDCFRHRELRGAGRATGRRT, from the coding sequence ATGGCGGGCGACGCCCCGCAGCCCAGGCGCAGGCGCTGCGGCTGGTGCGGAACCGATCCGCTCTACGTGCGCTACCACGACGAGGAATGGGGCGTGCCGGTACACGACGATCGCCGTCAGTTCGAGTTCCTGATCCTGGAGGGAGCGCAGGCGGGGCTGAGCTGGATCACGATCCTGCGCAAGCGCGAACACTACCGCGCCGCGTTCGCCGGCTTCGATCCCGGGCGCGTCGCGCGCTTCACGAAGCGCGATGTCGCGCGTCTCCTCGGGAATCCGGGTATCGTGCGCAACCGGCTGAAGATCGAGGGCGCCGTGAAGAACGCGCGCGCGTTCCTCGATGTGCAGGAGGCGTTCGGAAGCTTCGATGCGTACGCCTGGCGGTTCGTGGACGGGCGCCCGATCGTGAACCGCTGGAAAGCGCTCGGGCAGGTGCCGGCGGTCAGCAAGGAGTCGGACGCGCTGAGCAAGGACCTGAAGAAGCGCGGTTTCACCTTCGTCGGCTCCACCATCGTGTATGCGCACATGCAGGCGGTGGGCATGGTGAACGACCACCTCGTCGACTGCTTCCGCCACCGCGAGCTGCGCGGCGCCGGCCGGGCGACCGGGAGGCGGACATGA
- a CDS encoding glutathione S-transferase family protein, translated as MIRLFQFPPVWGLPSGSPFCVKVETYLRMVGLPYETVNDSDVRKAPKHKLPVIQDDSRKVADSGFIVEYLKATYGDPLDTRLGPAEKGVALAMRRLMEEHLYWCLLYVRWQIDAHWPAMREAFFSFLPALLRSTVANAARKQVQAELHGHGMGRHTPEEVYSLARADLDALAAFLADKPFFMGPSPTSLDACAYAFLSNALWGPPETPIQQHARSLANVCTYCERMKDRYYAS; from the coding sequence ATGATCAGGCTGTTTCAATTTCCTCCGGTCTGGGGTCTGCCGAGCGGCAGCCCCTTCTGCGTAAAGGTCGAGACCTACCTGCGCATGGTCGGGCTGCCGTACGAGACGGTGAACGACTCCGACGTGCGCAAGGCGCCGAAGCACAAGCTTCCCGTGATCCAGGACGACAGCCGGAAAGTCGCGGACTCCGGCTTCATCGTCGAGTACCTCAAGGCGACGTACGGAGACCCGCTCGATACCCGGTTGGGCCCCGCCGAGAAAGGCGTTGCGCTCGCGATGCGGCGGCTCATGGAAGAGCATCTCTACTGGTGCCTGCTCTACGTGCGCTGGCAGATCGACGCCCACTGGCCGGCGATGCGCGAGGCGTTCTTCAGCTTTCTACCGGCGCTCCTGCGCTCGACCGTCGCCAATGCCGCGCGCAAGCAGGTCCAGGCCGAGCTGCACGGCCACGGGATGGGCCGCCATACGCCGGAGGAGGTCTACAGCCTCGCGCGCGCGGACCTGGATGCGCTCGCGGCGTTTCTCGCCGACAAGCCCTTCTTCATGGGCCCCTCGCCGACCTCGCTCGACGCCTGTGCCTACGCGTTCCTGTCGAACGCCCTCTGGGGACCGCCCGAGACGCCCATCCAGCAGCACGCGCGGTCGCTGGCGAACGTGTGTACGTACTGCGAGCGCATGAAGGACCGCTACTATGCGTCGTAG
- a CDS encoding cupin domain-containing protein: MRRRLLAAVIALAPLPLAGAAEWIGPSEGERFESRHLEDLLKANPLGPKENIRTVPLAKGEQSHNLLVQVRDREPLHLHADSDITVFLLKGRGKIRLGDRQLAVKAGDAMHIPRGTIHAFINEGREPAAALVVYSPAPGPEDRVLIKE; the protein is encoded by the coding sequence ATGCGTCGTAGGCTGCTGGCCGCCGTCATCGCGCTCGCGCCGCTGCCGCTCGCCGGCGCGGCGGAATGGATCGGCCCGTCCGAGGGCGAGCGTTTCGAGTCCCGACACCTCGAGGACCTGCTCAAGGCGAATCCTCTCGGACCGAAGGAAAACATACGCACCGTGCCGCTCGCGAAGGGCGAGCAGAGTCACAACCTGCTCGTCCAGGTGCGCGACCGCGAGCCGCTGCACCTGCACGCCGACAGCGACATCACCGTCTTTCTGTTGAAGGGACGCGGGAAGATCCGCCTGGGCGACCGGCAGCTGGCGGTGAAGGCGGGCGACGCAATGCACATCCCGCGCGGTACGATCCACGCCTTCATCAACGAAGGCCGCGAACCGGCCGCCGCGCTCGTCGTCTACAGCCCCGCGCCCGGCCCGGAGGACCGTGTGCTGATCAAGGAGTAG
- the cysQ gene encoding 3'(2'),5'-bisphosphate nucleotidase CysQ, whose amino-acid sequence MPAADPCAYLDAVLQTALEAGRRILDVYEREFTVTEKEDGSPVTAADHAAQAVIVEGLERLAPDIPILAEESADVDYGRRAGWKRFWLVDPLDGTKEFVSRNGEFTVNIALVEDGRPVLGVVYVPVTGVSYRACRGGGAMKQKGLCAAERIQARAYGGGRPMVVASRSHVTEALKQYIERIGEHDLVSMGSSLKFCLVADGTADVYPRLGPTMEWDTAAAQCVVEEAGGRVVGPDNRPLTYNKPSLRNPWLITSGKGEYDWTRFLPAQRD is encoded by the coding sequence ATGCCAGCGGCAGACCCGTGCGCCTATCTCGACGCCGTACTGCAGACCGCACTCGAGGCGGGACGGCGCATTCTCGACGTGTACGAACGCGAATTCACGGTGACCGAAAAGGAGGACGGGTCGCCGGTCACCGCCGCGGACCACGCGGCGCAGGCGGTGATCGTCGAAGGGCTCGAGCGGCTCGCGCCGGACATCCCGATCCTCGCCGAGGAGTCGGCGGACGTCGACTACGGACGACGCGCGGGATGGAAGCGTTTCTGGCTCGTCGATCCGCTCGACGGGACCAAGGAGTTCGTGAGCAGGAACGGCGAGTTCACGGTGAACATCGCCCTCGTCGAGGACGGCCGGCCCGTGCTCGGCGTCGTCTATGTCCCGGTCACGGGCGTCTCGTACCGCGCCTGCCGCGGCGGCGGTGCGATGAAGCAGAAGGGGCTTTGCGCCGCCGAGCGCATCCAGGCGCGCGCGTACGGAGGCGGACGACCGATGGTGGTCGCGTCGCGCTCGCACGTGACCGAAGCGCTCAAGCAGTACATCGAGCGGATCGGCGAGCACGATCTCGTCTCGATGGGCAGCTCGCTCAAGTTCTGCCTGGTCGCCGACGGCACGGCCGACGTCTATCCGCGGCTCGGGCCGACCATGGAGTGGGACACGGCCGCGGCCCAGTGCGTGGTGGAGGAGGCGGGCGGGCGCGTGGTCGGGCCGGACAACCGGCCGCTGACGTACAACAAGCCGTCGCTGCGCAATCCCTGGCTCATCACGAGCGGCAAGGGGGAGTACGACTGGACGCGGTTTCTGCCCGCACAGCGCGACTGA
- a CDS encoding STAS/SEC14 domain-containing protein, producing the protein MIAIEEKGDLLEVSVLGELALPDYRKLEQAVRRELKQLPKVKLLLDVRGMTGFTLDVAWEEIKFTRSHAHDFRRIAVVTPDQWAPWLSWVSAAFTDAEVMLFEDPRAAEAWLQERK; encoded by the coding sequence ATGATCGCGATCGAAGAGAAAGGGGACCTGCTGGAGGTGAGCGTGCTCGGGGAGCTCGCGCTGCCCGACTACCGCAAGCTCGAACAGGCCGTGAGGCGGGAGCTCAAGCAGCTGCCCAAGGTGAAGCTCCTGCTCGACGTCCGTGGCATGACCGGCTTCACCCTCGACGTCGCCTGGGAAGAAATCAAGTTCACCCGCTCCCACGCCCACGACTTCCGCCGGATCGCCGTCGTCACGCCGGACCAGTGGGCCCCGTGGCTCTCCTGGGTCAGCGCCGCCTTCACCGACGCCGAGGTGATGCTCTTCGAGGACCCGAGGGCCGCGGAGGCCTGGTTGCAGGAGCGAAAGTAG
- a CDS encoding phospholipase D-like domain-containing protein — protein MHRTPLMTRAIRLSRRLTGPLLGLCLAFAPAAEAGMAFIDSQIAAHPGKSGVYVLERGEEALLARAWLADHAQESIAVQYFIWSTDNIGILASEALLRAAERGVRVRVIVDDLLIDAPDASLLALARHPNIEIRIYNPQHSVGTPFHKRVLNVVTDFRGVNQRMHDKTFIVDGKIAITGGRNMADEYFDYDQDYNFRDRDALVLGRVVADMEASFDRFWESELAAGVEELYDGYGLLQKHVDVGDEEVRRIHDGLHAYAQSPENFGPEVRAALQSMPQAFPRLAEQVTWGSVEFISDIPGKNDSRFRLGGGGLTSEALANLVQSATRSIVIQSPYLVLSEEAKTLLREAIARGVRVRISTNSLASTDNLAAFGGYRRQRRELLRMGLEIFEYRPDPEVQRELMARSASADAAPPIFAIHAKTLVVDSATVYIGTFNLDPRSENLNTEVGVIAHDDRLARSVEVAIETDMQPSNSWNAAANPDRHVSFVKRARARFWQLMPIKPLL, from the coding sequence GTGCATCGAACGCCGCTCATGACCCGTGCGATCCGCTTGTCGCGGAGGCTCACCGGACCGCTGCTCGGTCTGTGTCTCGCGTTCGCGCCGGCGGCCGAGGCCGGAATGGCCTTTATCGACTCGCAGATCGCGGCCCATCCGGGGAAGAGCGGTGTCTACGTGCTCGAGCGCGGTGAGGAGGCGCTGCTCGCCCGGGCCTGGCTCGCCGACCACGCGCAAGAGTCGATCGCGGTCCAGTACTTCATCTGGAGCACGGACAACATCGGCATCCTGGCGTCGGAGGCGCTCCTGCGCGCCGCGGAGCGCGGCGTGCGGGTGCGCGTCATCGTCGACGACCTGCTGATCGACGCGCCGGACGCCTCGCTGCTCGCGCTCGCGCGCCACCCGAACATCGAGATCCGCATCTACAACCCGCAGCACTCGGTCGGGACGCCCTTCCACAAGCGCGTGCTGAACGTCGTCACGGACTTCCGCGGCGTCAACCAGCGCATGCACGACAAGACCTTCATCGTCGACGGCAAGATCGCGATCACGGGCGGGCGCAACATGGCCGACGAGTACTTCGATTACGACCAGGACTACAACTTCCGCGACCGCGACGCCCTGGTTCTCGGACGCGTGGTCGCCGACATGGAGGCGAGCTTCGACCGGTTCTGGGAAAGCGAGCTCGCTGCCGGGGTCGAGGAGCTCTACGACGGCTACGGGCTGCTGCAGAAGCACGTGGACGTCGGCGACGAGGAGGTGCGGCGCATCCACGACGGGCTGCACGCCTATGCGCAGTCGCCCGAGAACTTCGGGCCCGAGGTGCGCGCCGCCCTCCAGTCGATGCCGCAAGCGTTCCCGCGTCTGGCCGAACAGGTGACGTGGGGCAGCGTGGAGTTCATCAGCGACATACCGGGCAAGAACGACAGCCGCTTCCGGCTGGGCGGGGGCGGCCTCACGTCCGAGGCGCTGGCGAACCTCGTGCAGAGCGCCACGCGGAGCATCGTCATCCAGTCCCCGTACCTGGTCCTGTCCGAAGAGGCCAAGACCCTGCTCCGCGAGGCGATCGCCCGCGGCGTCCGCGTCCGCATCAGCACGAATTCGCTCGCGTCGACGGACAACCTGGCCGCCTTCGGCGGCTATCGGCGACAGCGGCGCGAGCTGCTCCGGATGGGGCTGGAAATCTTCGAGTACCGGCCGGATCCCGAGGTGCAGCGAGAGTTGATGGCGCGCTCGGCATCGGCCGACGCCGCGCCGCCGATCTTCGCGATCCACGCCAAGACCCTCGTGGTCGACTCCGCGACGGTGTACATCGGCACGTTCAATCTCGACCCGCGCTCCGAAAACCTCAACACCGAGGTGGGGGTGATCGCGCACGACGATCGTCTTGCGCGGTCGGTGGAGGTCGCCATCGAGACCGACATGCAGCCGTCGAACAGCTGGAATGCGGCCGCGAATCCGGATCGGCACGTGTCGTTCGTGAAGCGTGCGCGCGCCCGTTTCTGGCAGCTGATGCCGATCAAGCCGCTCCTGTGA